A single window of Watersipora subatra chromosome 9, tzWatSuba1.1, whole genome shotgun sequence DNA harbors:
- the LOC137404030 gene encoding protein FAM76A-like, which translates to MGDVSALFACTKCHQKFPFGKLSGSQMQCSRCRKEGSKFLGPAVCTYCREEFSGVDAGSAICPKCQASVKQYGKPSACQICNVIAAFIGSKCKRCVVSEDKWGPPVTCDQCKQKCAFNRDEPSKRKVDKRILCWLCTIAYKRVLAKAKKKENDTHSAGNGIQSHKRRSEHSGHSITQPPRSSNQNSTGSPKKAKSSAQNLNKAATVSTDSTGNAYMHDMNIVLITQLRENVESLKKSLAAKEKELFDKERKMTDLKTLKMEMDKAHRDKISTMQANHTKVVEGLQRRNNELLKQVASLSKATKRGLINSAPGSRSGSPASRP; encoded by the exons ATGGGAGATGTGTCAGCTCTATTTGCTTGTACCAAATGTCATCAAAAATTTCCTTTTGGGAAGCTGTCTGGTTCGCAAATGCAATGCTCT AGGTGTCGCAAGGAGGGTAGCAAGTTTCTTGGACCAGCAGTTTGTACATACTGCAGAGAAGAATTTTCTGG AGTTGATGCCGGTAGTGCAATCTGCCCCAAGTGCCAAGCCAGCGTTAAACAGTATGGAAAG CCGAGTGCATGTCAAATATGCAATGTGATCGCTGCTTTTATCGGCAGCAAGTGCAAAAGATGTGTAGTCTCTGAGGATAAATGGGGGCCTCCGGTCACATGCGACCAGTGCAAACAGAAATGCGCCTTCAACAGAGATGAGCCGAGCAAACGAAAG GTGGACAAGCGTATTCTCTGTTGGCTCTGTACGATTGCGTATAAGAGAGTACTTGCTAAAGCAAAAAAGAAGGAAAATGATACTCATTCTGCAGGCAATGGCATACAGTCTCATAAGAGGAGATCTGAGCATTCAGGCCATTCTATAACACAGCCTCCCAG ATCATCAAATCAGAACAGTACTGGATCTCCAAAGAAAGCAAAGTCTAGTGCGCAGAATCTTAACAAGGCAGCCACTGTAAG TACGGACAGCACAGGCAATGCTTATATGCATGATATGAATATCGTACTCATCACCCAACTGAGGGAGAATGTCGAGTCTCTCAAGAAATCTCTTGCTGCCAAGGAGAAAGAGCTCTTTGACAAGGAACGTAAG ATGACTGACCTGAAGACTCTCAAGATGGAGATGGACAAAGCACATAGAGACAAGATATCAACTATGCAAGCGAACCACACTAAAGTAGTGGAAGGCCTCCAG CGACGAAACAACGAGCTTCTAAAGCAAGTCGCATCTCTCTCTAAGGCTACCAAACGTGGATTAATCAACTCGGCTCCAGGGAGTAGAAGCGGAAGCCCGGCTTCAAGGCCATAG
- the LOC137403779 gene encoding centrosomal protein of 57 kDa-like isoform X2, whose amino-acid sequence MEELYKTPNRNGRISDADDVTVFQTPSKGLVDRHRHRWLEPTSPSKGLPNSHRDNVVDALKNIQDRIRALEVERTTAEENLKGLSKETNYYRRSLEQLRAESSPQTIHTSPRSRTTSTDHVSPSVTTSRSPRRLSSTHQHDMQEQLRSADSRCELLDKQLEYMRKMLNEAEAEKRLAYERSEQMMRLRNANTGQEMRSQMEKISEMEREHHRLQASQVLAQERIKDLERALENNRNDQRVAPANLTSELRSAAKTNQILIDKLSPPVSPSRKPTVKSVKRKKRMRKAAPVQPRAGQHYRLNLADIPFVVGQSTAPSHRVGSNVQNVIAKLKTHNPDICGAVCERPRPRSAPPRRSRNKGKLMVTCSENSESEGELQDMMDQLAEEYTHMSAEHQELTREMDSANSASRAAGIHDEIERLEMRMSTKAEQIAKLSAYQSKLREKRGSEVTTSRSLQAKNAYKVPSSSTTGDDYY is encoded by the exons ATGGAGGAATTGTATAAAACG CCAAACCGTAATGGGAGGATCAGTGATGCAGATGATGTGACGGTATTTCAGACCCCTAGCAAAGGTCTAGTAGACAGACATAGACATCGATGGCTTGAGCCTACGTCCCCTTCCAAAGGTCTTCCAAATAGTCACCGAGACA ATGTCGTTGACGCTCTGAAGAATATACAAGACAGAATTCGTGCCCTCGAGGTAGAGCGCACAACCGCGGAGGAGAATTTAAAAGGTTTATCAAAAGAAACAAACTATTACAGGCGTTCTTTGGAACAGCTTCGGGCGGAGTCGTCTCCTCAAACCATTCATACATCTCCCCGGTCTCGAACTACATCAACAGATCATGTATCTCCAAGTGTAACAACATCACGCTCACCGAGGAGACTTAGTTCTACTCATCAGCATG ACATGCAGGAGCAGCTGCGTTCAGCTGATTCTAGATGTGAACTCCTCGACAAGCAGCTGGAATATATGCGGAAGATGTTAAACGAGGCAGAGGCTGAGAAGCGGCTAGCATATGAGCGCAGTGAGCAGATGATGCGCCTGCGAAATGCAAACACAGGCCAAGAGATGAGGTCACAGATGGAGAAAATATCAGAGATGGAACGAGAGCATCACCGACTCCAGGCCAGCCAGGTTTTAGCTCAG GAGAGGATAAAGGACCTGGAAAGAGCACTGGAGAACAACAGAAATGATCAGAGAGTCGCCCCAGCAAACCTCACTTCAGAG TTGAGAAGTGCGGCTAAGACAAACCAGATATTAATAGACAAGTTATCTCCACCTGTGTCACCAAGCCGAAAGCCTACAGTAAAGTCAGTCAAACGTAAGAAGCGAATGAGAAAGGCAGCACCAGTCCAGCCAAGAGCTGGGCAGCACTACAGACTGAACTTAGCTGACATTCCATTTGTGGTTGGACAG TCAACCGCACCAAGCCACAGGGTGGGCTCCAATGTGCAGAATGTGATAGCCAAGCTCAAAACCCACAATCCTGATATATGCGGGGCTGTCTGTGAGAGACCCCGTCCGCGCTCAGCTCCACCAAGGAGGTCGAGGAACAAAGGCAAGCTTATGGTTACTTGCAGTGAGAACAGTGAGAGTGAAGGGGAGCTCCAGGATATGATGGATCAACTGGCCGAGGAATATACGCATATGTCAGC GGAGCATCAGGAGCTGACCAGGGAGATGGACTCGGCCAATAGCGCGAGTCGTGCTGCTGGAATTCATGACGAGATTGAGCGACTCGAGATGAGGATGTCAACTAAGGCTGAACAGATTGCTAAACTTAGTGCTTATCAGAGCAAG CTGAGGGAAAAGCGAGGGTCTGAAGTCACTACAAGCAGGTCACTTCAGGCTAAGAATGCCTATAAGGTGCCAAGTTCTTCTACCACAG
- the LOC137403779 gene encoding centrosomal protein of 57 kDa-like isoform X1, which translates to MEELYKTPNRNGRISDADDVTVFQTPSKGLVDRHRHRWLEPTSPSKGLPNSHRDNVVDALKNIQDRIRALEVERTTAEENLKGLSKETNYYRRSLEQLRAESSPQTIHTSPRSRTTSTDHVSPSVTTSRSPRRLSSTHQHDMQEQLRSADSRCELLDKQLEYMRKMLNEAEAEKRLAYERSEQMMRLRNANTGQEMRSQMEKISEMEREHHRLQASQVLAQERIKDLERALENNRNDQRVAPANLTSELRSAAKTNQILIDKLSPPVSPSRKPTVKSVKRKKRMRKAAPVQPRAGQHYRLNLADIPFVVGQSTAPSHRVGSNVQNVIAKLKTHNPDICGAVCERPRPRSAPPRRSRNKGKLMVTCSENSESEGELQDMMDQLAEEYTHMSAEHQELTREMDSANSASRAAGIHDEIERLEMRMSTKAEQIAKLSAYQSKLREKRGSEVTTSRSLQAKNAYKVPSSSTTGEVQVTTTIKTKGRRSDKIEEYVQPCNRNTQLQTFKNMKTLKTRLKPDDLHWST; encoded by the exons ATGGAGGAATTGTATAAAACG CCAAACCGTAATGGGAGGATCAGTGATGCAGATGATGTGACGGTATTTCAGACCCCTAGCAAAGGTCTAGTAGACAGACATAGACATCGATGGCTTGAGCCTACGTCCCCTTCCAAAGGTCTTCCAAATAGTCACCGAGACA ATGTCGTTGACGCTCTGAAGAATATACAAGACAGAATTCGTGCCCTCGAGGTAGAGCGCACAACCGCGGAGGAGAATTTAAAAGGTTTATCAAAAGAAACAAACTATTACAGGCGTTCTTTGGAACAGCTTCGGGCGGAGTCGTCTCCTCAAACCATTCATACATCTCCCCGGTCTCGAACTACATCAACAGATCATGTATCTCCAAGTGTAACAACATCACGCTCACCGAGGAGACTTAGTTCTACTCATCAGCATG ACATGCAGGAGCAGCTGCGTTCAGCTGATTCTAGATGTGAACTCCTCGACAAGCAGCTGGAATATATGCGGAAGATGTTAAACGAGGCAGAGGCTGAGAAGCGGCTAGCATATGAGCGCAGTGAGCAGATGATGCGCCTGCGAAATGCAAACACAGGCCAAGAGATGAGGTCACAGATGGAGAAAATATCAGAGATGGAACGAGAGCATCACCGACTCCAGGCCAGCCAGGTTTTAGCTCAG GAGAGGATAAAGGACCTGGAAAGAGCACTGGAGAACAACAGAAATGATCAGAGAGTCGCCCCAGCAAACCTCACTTCAGAG TTGAGAAGTGCGGCTAAGACAAACCAGATATTAATAGACAAGTTATCTCCACCTGTGTCACCAAGCCGAAAGCCTACAGTAAAGTCAGTCAAACGTAAGAAGCGAATGAGAAAGGCAGCACCAGTCCAGCCAAGAGCTGGGCAGCACTACAGACTGAACTTAGCTGACATTCCATTTGTGGTTGGACAG TCAACCGCACCAAGCCACAGGGTGGGCTCCAATGTGCAGAATGTGATAGCCAAGCTCAAAACCCACAATCCTGATATATGCGGGGCTGTCTGTGAGAGACCCCGTCCGCGCTCAGCTCCACCAAGGAGGTCGAGGAACAAAGGCAAGCTTATGGTTACTTGCAGTGAGAACAGTGAGAGTGAAGGGGAGCTCCAGGATATGATGGATCAACTGGCCGAGGAATATACGCATATGTCAGC GGAGCATCAGGAGCTGACCAGGGAGATGGACTCGGCCAATAGCGCGAGTCGTGCTGCTGGAATTCATGACGAGATTGAGCGACTCGAGATGAGGATGTCAACTAAGGCTGAACAGATTGCTAAACTTAGTGCTTATCAGAGCAAG CTGAGGGAAAAGCGAGGGTCTGAAGTCACTACAAGCAGGTCACTTCAGGCTAAGAATGCCTATAAGGTGCCAAGTTCTTCTACCACAGGTGAAGTACAG